In the genome of Raphanus sativus cultivar WK10039 chromosome 4, ASM80110v3, whole genome shotgun sequence, one region contains:
- the LOC108829561 gene encoding uncharacterized protein LOC108829561 → MRVSELICGNGREWNQDKLARLFTDEVRSRINELTPAGKNSKDTYAWEYTKSGHFTVKSAYWVQVNVLAVEQEAQMVLQPSFDGLYQKIWSSNTSPKVKHFLWRCLSNSLPVAENMAYCHLAKDKTCARCGVGEESVNHLFFQCTYARQLWALAHIHIPPSVYPREEVDEELVSWLMWRIWKNRNEFIFRGVDFNAPATIMKVWDDVQEWKNRAEVKNEVVKKQTMEGPVKKWLPPAPSWIKCNTDGS, encoded by the exons ATGAGGGTCAGTGAGTTGATATGCGGAAATGGAAGAGAATGGAATCAAGATAAACTTGCTAGGCTGTTCACCGATGAAGTACGGAGCAGAATTAACGAGCTCACCCCAGCAGGTAAAAACAGTAAAGATACTTATGCATGGGAGTACACAAAATCGGGGCATTTCACTGTTAAATCTGCCTACTGGGTACAAGTGAATGTGTTAGCAGTGGAGCAGGAGGCGCAGATGGTTTTGCAACCGAGTTTTGACGGCCTATACCAAAAGATCTGGAGCTCCAACACTAGCCCAAAGGTAAAACACTTCCTATGGAGATGTCTAAGTAACTCCCTCCCGGTGGCAGAGAATATGGCATACTGCCACTTAGCCAAGGACAAGACATGCGCTCGCTGTGGCGTGGGGGAGGAGAGTGTCAATCATTTATTTTTCCAGTGTACTTATGCTCGTCAACTGTGGGCTCTAGCGCATATACATATACCGCCTTCAG TGTACCCTAGGGAGGAAGTAGATGAAGAATTAGTATCATGGTTGATGTGGAGAATTTGGAAGAACAGAAATGAGTTTATCTTCAGGGGGGTAGATTTCAATGCTCCTGCAACAATTATGAAGGTCTGGGATGATGTACAAGAATGGAAGAATAGAGCAGAGGTGAAAAATGAAGTGGTGAAAAAGCAAACGATGGAAGGACCTGTGAAGAAATGGCTCCCGCCGGCCCCATCATGGATAAAATGCAACACGGATGGGTCCTAG
- the LOC108829563 gene encoding meiosis-specific protein ASY2-like: protein MTPSPGKYSAHEKGKGVQTADRSPTKPSIAPKLMGSAIRAGRLGRSEAIAPDLGLGCEIERRDLRTIGTEGGVPIRDGAVDGSDDRSIACDPEFGDPCLDRAGSVRGKVESARWNCQCMTQFRLKIDGSIEQLLDLPSENFRPSTVVGCDWEDVLPTLSSFRSVSSLLRGCKAHGVTFMVPRADPRPWSAPVGFHCVYESFFEKDSKLWFPIPRLITSYYLRRGVALTQLMTGAIRIAVALMVMAAEIGVAMSDRIFEELTQAQPRPNGLYAVQMRSCVRILTGHPTRAPKDWQRFYFFVKADGFAFEEIPSDDFRVLWGRDFVGYPTDEGSSDTFWEDLSKIVALGQQEWGHFDHKRIRRQRKRIAKFDWPSNLPCTKTKGKRLKLPMGQVPKAYPSYRDILRAQLDGESFAAVSESGRQGDEVTDPPCVEPGITTNDVAADGLGDASAEVDPSKKKKKKTKHSKRTKIGSGSETELARSIDGCPTDTSHAVLETAQSVGLETSAKRVESSGVKRKRSIDGDSCEVGEKRLEDEDHRSSLTPRAKMPGVAHVMPEVSELALSERFRRSAQADIEAIIRKNKLVLDYELALRKAALDLADAEATIEVKEAEIEKHKEDALNKSRDIVAERSRYYRERKQAEETAAGLEEELEDARAKIARLEAEKSEEAGRIKRTMDRMRQMHRRELVSTKSGIRAVATERFDRFRRYIEEREKLLLHSQAVGSLDMLGLLGEWGMPVPKKLEDISAANEALYKIELEKAVVEEITEHDLVLPTFPGLDSSRGSDPNVDEFGFNVGTVDPADVPTLRASTLNLGVQSDTPSSDTPLETVREAPFGTILTDKQDAVIVDPMEARIVGETNVLASDVTAED from the exons ATGACTCCGTCGCCGGGAAAATATTCGGCGCACGAGAAAGGGAAGGGGGTTCAGACTGCCGATCGCTCTCCAACGAAGCCGTCGATCGCGCCGAAGTTGATGGGCTCCGCGATTAGGGCCGGCCGTCTCGGTCGCAGCGAAGCGATTGCTCCGGATCTCGGCTTGGGCTGCGAGATCGAAAGAAGAGATCTGAGGACGATTGGTACCGAGGGTGGTGTTCCGATTCGAGATGGTGCCGTCGATGGGTCTGATGACCGATCGATCGCATGCGATCCCGAGTTCGGCGATCCGTGCCTGGATCGTGCGGGGAGCGTCAGAGGTAAGGTTGAGTCCGCGAGGTGGAATTGCCAGTGCATGACTCAGTTTCGGCTGAAAATCGACGGGTCAATCGAGCAGCTTTTGGATCTCCCTTCCGAGAACTTTCGCCCTTCGACTGTTGTGGGTTGTGATTGGGAAGACGTCTTACCAACACTTTCTTCTTTTCGGTCAGTGTCATCATTGCTGAGGGGTTGTAAAGCGCACGGTGTAACTTTCATGGTTCCTAGGGCCGATCCACGTCCATGGTCCGCTCCGGTTGGTTTTCATTGCGTCTACGAGTCTTTCTTTGAGAAAGATTCAAAGCTTTGGTTTCCGATCCCTCGTTTGATCACTTCTTACTATCTTAGACGAGGTGTAGCGCTTACCCAACTAATGACTGGGGCGATCAGAATCGCAGTGGCATTAATGGTGATGGCGGCGGAAATCGGTGTCGCGATGTCTGATCGTATCTTCGAAGAACTTACGCAGGCTCAACCAAGGCCGAACGGTCTCTATGCAGTGCAGATGCGATCATGCGTTCGGATCCTGACGGGTCATCCTACACGGGCCCCGAAGGATTGGCAGCGTTTCTATTTTTTCGTTAAGGCGGATGGGTTCGCCTTTGAAGAGATCCCGAGTGATGATTTTCGCGTTTTGTGGGGTCGCGACTTTG ttggTTATCCAACCGACGAAGGATCGTCTGATACTTTCTGGGAGGACTTGTCGAAAATCGTTGCACTTGGTCAGCAGGAGTGGGGGCACTTTGATCATAAGAGGATCCGTCGTCAACGAAAACGGATTGCTAAGT TTGATTGGCCGTCGAACCTCCCTTGCACTAAAACTAAAGGAAAGAGGCTGAAACTTCCGATGGGGCAAGTTCCGAAAGCATATCCAAGCTATCGTGACATTCTCCGAGCTCAACTAGATGGTGAGAGTTTTGCTGCTGTGTCTGAGTCAGGGAGACAAGGCGACGAGGTAACTGATCCGCCTTGCGTGGAGCCGGGTATTACGACGAACGACGTTGCGGCGGACGGTTTGGGTGACGCGAGCGCTGAGGTTGATccatcgaagaagaagaagaaaaagaccaAGCATTCCAAGAGAACTAAGATCGGTTCGGGGAGTGAGACGGAGTTAGCCCGATCGATCGATGGTTGCCCGACTGATACGAGCCATGCTGTTCTCGAGACAGCGCAATCGGTGGGTCTTGAAACTTCAGCTAAGAGAGTCGAGTCGTCGGGAGTGAAGCGGAAGAGATCGATCGACGGGGACTCTTGCGAGGTTGGTGAGAAGAGGTTGGAGGACGAGGACCATCGCTCATCTCTTACTCCGCGAG CAAAGATGCCGGGAGTTGCACACGTGATGCCAGAGGTTTCTGAACTCGCGCTTTCGGAAAGATTTCGCAGATCGGCCCAAGCTGACATTGAG gCGATTATCCGCAAGAATAAACTCGTACTGGACTATGAGCTGGCCCTTAGGAAGGCGGCCTTGGATCTCGCTGATGCTGAAGCGACGATCGAAGTCAAGGAGGCGGAGATCGAGAAACATAAAGAAGACGCTCTTAACAAGTCCAGAGACATTGTCGCCGAGCGGAGTCGTTACTACCGTGAACGCAAGCAAGCCGAAGAAACAGCTGCAGGTCTCGAGGAAGAGTTGGAGGACGCTCGGGCTAAGATCGCTCGATTGGAAGCAGAGAAGAGCGAAGAAGCTGGGAGAATAAAGAGGACGATGGATCGCATGAGGCAGATGCATCGCCGTGAACTTGTTTCCACGAAGAGCGGTATCAGGGCTGTAGCGACAGAACGTTTCGACAGGTTCAGGAGGTACATTGAAGAGCGAGAGAAACTTCTTCTTCACAGCCAGGCTGTGGGATCGTTAGACATGTTGGGTCTGTTAGGAGAATGGGGAATGCCTGTCCCAAAGAAGTTAGAGGATATCTCAGCCGCGAATGAAGCGTTGTATAAGATAGAGCTAGAAAAGGCTGTTGTGGAAGAGATTACGGAGCATGATCTCGTTCTTCCCACCTTCCCTGGTCTTGATTCTTCACGCGGCTCGGATCCGAACGTGGATGAGTTTGGTTTCAACGTAGGCACCGTTGACCCAGCTGATGTGCCTACTCTTCGAGCGTCCACTCTGAACCTTGGTGTCCAGTCTGACACTCCGTCGTCCGACACGCCACTAGAGACCGTTCGTGAGGCTCCTTTTGGGACGATTCTGACCGACAAGCAGGATGCCGTGATCGTGGATCCGATGGAAGCGAGGATCGTGGGGGAGACCAATGTGCTTGCTTCGGACGTAACTGCTGAAGATTAG
- the LOC108829562 gene encoding uncharacterized protein LOC108829562 — MARDQNGHLLWAGGKKITAVRSAIEVEAEAIRWASQTLVGFGYSRFIIETDSLMLYKMIIGEEETWPKLLPIIQEIKALLTGNLEAGVGYYPRSGNKTVDRIAREATTFTSFVPKLYSIVPLWLKSCLEFDKLSVRN, encoded by the coding sequence ATGGCGAGGGATCAGAATGGTCATCTGTTGTGGGCGGGTGGAAAAAAGATTACTGCAGTAAGGTCTGCGATTGAAGTAGAAGCAGAAGCAATCCGATGGGCATCTCAGACTTTGGTTGGTTTTGGCTACAGCAGATTTATAATTGAAACAGACTCCTTGATGCTATATAAGATGATCATTGGGGAGGAGGAAACTTGGCCAAAGCTACTGCCCATTATTCAGGAAATCAAAGCCTTACTGACAGGGAATCTAGAGGCTGGAGTGGGTTACTACCCTAGAAGTGGTAATAAGACTGTAGATAGAATAGCGAGGGAGGCTACTACGTTTACGTCATTTGTCCCCAAGTTGTATTCTATTGTGCCTTTATGGTTGAAATCTTGTTTAGAGTTTGATAAGCTTTCTGTAAGAAACTGA